The proteins below come from a single Gavia stellata isolate bGavSte3 chromosome 8, bGavSte3.hap2, whole genome shotgun sequence genomic window:
- the MCM6 gene encoding DNA replication licensing factor MCM6 produces MDLAVAAGDAGAAQQHQQLRDEVAEKCQKLFQDFLEEFQNSDGEVKYLRDAEELIRPERNTLIVSFVDLEQFNQQLSTTIQEEFYRVYPYLCRAVKTFARDHGNVPSNKDFYVAFQDLPTRHKIRELTSAKIGSLMRISGQVVRTHPVHPELVSGTFLCLDCQTVIKDVEQQFKYTQPNICRNPVCANRRRFLLDTNKSRFVDFQKVRIQETQAELPRGSIPRSVEVILRAEAVESAQAGDKCDFTGSLIVVPDVSQLSTPGVRAETGSRVSGTEGYETEGIRGLRALGVRELSYKLVFLACYVAPTNPRFGGKELRDEEQTAESIKNQMSVKEWEKVFEMSQDKNLYHNLCTSLFPTIHGNDEVKRGVLLMLFGGVPKTTSEGTSLRGDINVCVVGDPSTAKSQFLKHVDEFSPRAVYTSGKASSAAGLTAAVVKDEESHEFVIEAGALMLADNGVCCIDEFDKMDMRDQVAIHEAMEQQTISITKAGVKATLNARTSILAAANPVGGRYDRSKSLKQNINLSAPIMSRFDLFFILVDECNEVTDYAIARRIVDLHSRVEESVDRVYSLDDIRRYLLFARQFKPKISKESEDFIVEQYKRLRQRDGSGVTKSSWRITVRQLESMIRLSEAMARMHCCDEVHPKHVKEAFRLLNKSIIRVETPDINLDQDDEQQMEDQEDQDGVNGEAEAPAGVNGLVNGINGHSEDMNKDAAPKASLRLGFSEYRRISNLLVLHLRKAEEEEDDSSLKKSELINWYLKEIESEIESEEELINKKKIIERVIHRLTHYDHILIELSQSGLRGSREEETFDEDPYLVVNPNYLLED; encoded by the exons ATGGACctggcggtggcggcgggggaCGCGGGCGCGGcgcagcagcaccagcagctccgCGATGAGGTGGCCGAGAAGTGCCAGAAGTTGTTCCAGGACTTCTTAGAGGA GTTCCAGAACAGCGATGGGGAGGTCAAATACTTGCGTGATGCTGAAGAACTGATTCGACCAGAGCGGAACACGTTGATCGTAAGCTTTGTGGATTTGGAGCAGTTCAATCAGCAGCTCTCTACCACTATTCAGGAGGAATTTTACAG GGTTTACCCTTACCTCTGCCGAGCAGTAAAGACTTTTGCTAGAGACCATGGAAATGTTCCTTCAAACAAGGACTTCTATGTTGCATTCCAAGATCTACCTACTAGACACAA aATTCGAGAACTGACATCAGCAAAAATTGGCTCACTGATGCGTATCAGTGGACAGGTGGTACGTACCCACCCAGTCCATCCTGAGCTTGTAAGTGGAACCTTCCTGTGCCTTGACTGCCAGACAGTGATTAAAGATGTGGAACAGCAATTTAAATACACGCAGCCAAACATCTGCAGAAACCCAGTCTGTGCCAATAGAAGGAGATTCCTGCTGGACACAAACAAATCAAGATTTGTTGATTTCCAAAAG GTTCGCATTCAGGAGACGCAGGCCGAGCTGCCGCGTGGTAGCATTCCTCGGAGTGTGGAAGTCATCTTGCGTGCAGAAGCAGTGGAGTCTGCTCAGGCAGGTGACAAATGTGACTTCACAGGGTCACTGATTGTCGTGCCTGATGTGTCCCAGCTCTCAACACCAG GGGTGCGCGCAGAAACTGGCTCCCGGGTGAGCGGGACAGAGGGCTATGAAACCGAAGGCATCCGAGGACTTCGTGCCCTTGGAGTCAGAGAGCTGTCATATAAGCTAGTCTTCCTAGCTTGCTACGTTGCACCAACAAATCCACGG TTTGGTGGAAAAGAGCTTCGAGATGAAGAACAGACtgcagaaagcattaaaaaccAAATGTCTGTGAAAGAGTGGGAAAAGGTTTTTGAAATGAGCCAAGATAAAAACCTTTACCATAATCTGTGCACCAGCCTCTTCCCCACTATCCATG GTAATGATGAAGTGAAACGTGGGGTCCTGCTGATGCTTTTTGGAGGAGTTCCTAAGACCACTTCAGAAGGCACTTCACTGCGTGGGGACATCAATGTTTGTGTTGTTGGTGATCCAAGTACAGCCAAGAGTCAATTTCTAAA GCATGTGGATGAGTTCAGTCCTCGTGCTGTATACACCAGTGGAAAAGCCTCCAGTGCTGCTGGTTTAACAGCAGCTGTTGTAAAAGATGAAGAGTCTCATGAATTTGTCATTGAAGCTGGAGCACTGATGCTGGCGGATAAC GGGGTTTGTTGCATTGATGAATTTGACAAAATGGACATGCGGGATCAAGTAGCCATTCATGAAGCAATGGAGCAGCAGACTATATCGATTACTAAAGCGGGAGTAAAG GCTACCCTGAATGCCAGGACCTCCATTTTGGCTGCAGCAAACCCAGTTGGCGGGCGCTATGACAGGTCTAAGTCACTGAAACAGAATATAAACCTGTCAGCTCCCATCATGTCTCGCTTTGATCTCTTCTTCATCCTTGTGGATGAATGTAATGAG GTTACAGATTACGCCATTGCCAGACGCATAGTGGATCTGCATTCCAGAGTAGAAGAATCTGTTGATCGTGTCTATTCATTAGATGATATCAGAAGGTATCTGCTGTTTGCAAGACAGTTTAAACCAAAG ATATCTAAGGAGTCTGAGGACTTTATAGTGGAGCAGTATAAACGACTACGGCAGCGTGATGGCTCTGGAGTGACAAAGTCGTCCTGGAGAATCACAGTGCGACAGTTGGAAAGCATGATTCGGCTGTCTGAAGCTATGGCCCGTATGCACTGCTGTGATGAG GTTCACCCAAAACATGTAAAGGAAGCTTTCAGGCTTTTAAATAAGTCCATCATTAGAGTTGAGACTCCTGACATCAATTTAGACCAAGATGATGAACAGCAAATGGAGGATCAAGAGGACCAAGATGGAGTCAATG GTGAGGCAGAAGCTCCAGCTGGGGTCAATGGTCTTGTGAATGGGATCAATGGCCATTCTGAGGACATGAACAAGGATGCCGCACCCAAAGCTTCTCTTAGACTGGGTTTCTCTGAGTATCGACGAATTTCTAATCTCCTGGTGCTGCACctcaggaaagcagaggaag aagaggATGATTCATCATTAAAGAAGAGTGAACTTATTAATTGGTATCTAAAGGAAATTGAATCTGAAATAGAATCTGAAGAAgaactaataaataaaaagaagatcATAGAGAGAGTTATTCACCGACTTACGCATTAT GACCACATTCTGATAGAACTGTCCCAGTCAGGACTGAGAGGAtccagagaagaggagactTTTGATGAAGATCCATACCTTGTTGTCAACCCAAACTATCTGCTGGAAGACTAA